Below is a genomic region from Medicago truncatula cultivar Jemalong A17 chromosome 3, MtrunA17r5.0-ANR, whole genome shotgun sequence.
ataaaaaaggatgtttaaaaatgtaaaaaaattttgaatCGGAGCAAGAAAAAtttttccggcggcggcgccgccacctggaggtggccggccaccgcgccggagaagCTAAGCATGGCTGGAGAAGACAACCGGATTCTAGAGAGAGGacagactctctctctctagaatccaaagaagagagaggttttttttgaagattttgtgttttttttgttgaagctcCTTTTATATACTCCTCTGTTCCTACGCGCGCGCGTGTATGCTTTTGCTATGCTCCTTCGTattgtgaaccatcagatctggattgttccaagatctgatggctgctgtgtatCTGATTTTTGTTTCCTGTGTGTGATCTTTTGTGTGGAGTATGTTGCAtattctgtttgaaccgttagatctttgatctaacggtcattgtgcttcctgcaattttacactatattttgtgctttttttggacccttggatcgttgatccagtggctgtgatgtgatcttgggagctagatctggacctctggattcatccaacggtccagattaaatcctgctgagcctctttttaattgtttttttaattgttttttaataccttttttacactttcttgatgttttatgcTTCcaaaatttttctaaaaatgtttccctatcattttgatttttcctctaagatttagaatttattttctttactttgttcttttaattcttgctcattaaattttgttgcatattcatttggtgcatttttcatcattcccattatatttttccttgtttcactaacattttgttccttatgtgacttcactcatagcatttcactacctcctccactttctttagcttagcatttatttttgcaagttttaattcattcggtgatgtaattcgttatcattggtttgtagcttggcaaaggggccatagaatgtatttaggcaattttttgtaatatggactatggacactatgacgcaccgacacgcacacactcaccctagatgtatgcttaggattgtatgcatagatgtatgcctaggattgtatggttagacgaatgtttaggtttaaacacttagagaaaaatccaacttttttccaaaatatgcaaataatctcacttgaaaaccttttttttgaaaataagataggagtcaaaactccttatttccctttttcttaagtaaaatttctaacaaatcttaactatacttggacttcattttggaaaagctaactccacctcacttttttttccaaatctcatgcccttgaggcctctcatctctattcttcaaaatctcttttcaaacttaaaatcaaccaacaaaaacaaaaaaacattttttgagaatgaactacgaacggttttgatcccttaaaagggtacgtaggcaatgagtcaaaactcatccaagccgaaataaaaatcaaattctacttcttctcaccccccattcttaactaatcacaccttctttttttacaaataagcaataaaactaaagcgtagaaataaacttaggagagcggttcttatggaataccataatcgctccgggtgcctaacaccttcccgtagcgaaaacgacccccgaatctagaactttttaagggtttttctccttttacccttcccaagaaaaaagagagatatcaacggtcaaaaggttcaagtccaattaatggcttggcacccaaaaaccatgataacaggtaggttagtgataggttaacgttttaatgatagggtaatcatatggtgatgtttatggatgattttggagagtttagggttaaGAGATGGAGCCAAGGAGGttcccatggtagaaaatcgcagaaaatgtgtaattttaggATGTCTGAtattgtcgaaatcatgaggcgattctagggatcatgaggcgattttgacagaaaaatctgtaattttagtatgtctgatactgtcgaaatcatgaggcgattctggTGATCATGatgcgattttgacagaaaatctgtaattttagtatgactGATGCTGTCttaccataaaccctaaaatgcaattttcttcactccaaatgcttccaaacttcttcctaagtgtagggaatTTATCCTAAACgtatagagatgtttttaggaaagatataacgttgtataagggtctaatgagttcatgagtggtccttggggtagggatggaagttgtctataagggtatagcctctcaatgtatctaagctaatataattgatgttgttgattactaatatccttgagttgttgaatcctgtttgaacgttttgaatggagcttgatgtatgagcatgattaagataaattgtgcatttttctggattgttggattgattaatgatgaactattgatgactgtgttgtatgtttacattcattaaatcatacaagtgtggagttatggagagttgagtcatatacatatatatatgcatttgttgagttgtatgtagatatccataggttgggtagttgcataacatcaaagtgggagagcttcggctctggaacgccttgtcgttcaaagtggtggaacactagttgttcaaaagcggtgttgagcggtgaggacttaggtcctgatgagaatgctttaaccattcgacagcggtgtgggtcacggccctgattatggtaccacatgcatatttgcatttattgaggagtctagggtgttgtcttagcggtgttgtcatgtcatttgcatgagtcggtgttgttggttgtagttgccatattgacgatgatgatgttgtttgatgaagtatatatttatacctatatgatgatgattgatttgatgatgatgatgttgttttatgaagtatatatacatatgcatataagatgatgaactgattatatttagggtgttagattcaattgacgaattttaatatctatatcttattgttgtgaatctcaccccttctgcttgaaaatgttgcccttcctatgggtaacttgcaggtgatcctgagtagttggtggtggctcaagtgtctagggctctgatacatttgggatgggtttaccttatttatgtttcattccttatgtatcatattttgaaacttgttgttgtagccctttttagtggttgaatttatgttgttgaggcttttatgccaaggattatcatggagaattaaacagttaatgttgttgctcttaatgcaaatattccgctgcagattattgaggtttaattaaatagttttatatttctatttaagaaaaatttgaaaatgtagtgtgacatgcccgtttgggatttactctgatgtatgtttaattatttaattacttttgggtaacggggtgttacaagccACATTCCATGTGATACTCTGCAGTATAGTATCACAGATTGCGATACAATCGTAACGTGAATGTGATTTAAAACCTTGTAATCAAATAGTCCTTATAGGAATCGTGTAAATGATATAATATAAGGCTACTTTGCAGCAATACAGAAAAGAATGTTGATCTTTTAGGTCACCAAAATGTAGCTGATTAGGTCAATGTAATGTTGAGATAACAATAGTTAGTAGAGTTAGTTAAGGTAGTTATAGACTTATAGTTGGGTAAAAATTAGTTACAGAGAACTATAGTTAGTTACTTGTAGTTAGGAAAATTGAGGTCTATAAAAGGACCAACCATGTACTCATAATGAATTCTAAGGGTTTTCCCTATGTTTCTTCCTATCAATCATACTTATCTTATGAAGCTAATCTCAATCTATTCGATACTATTATTTCTGATATGTAATAAGCTATCATGTGAGATGATCTACTATACAGAAAACCTATATAAAACAAGTGGGAATGAGTTGAATCAATATACTACTCATTACAATTATGAGTAACAAATTTTGAGTCACTAGTTGGTAATAGGTCAAAACTCCCTTATAATTAAAACTCAACATGATAAAGGGTGTATAATAAGGAAGAAGTTTTTATGTGAGTTGCCGACTTCTTCCTTGGTCCTCCACCTTTTCTTGCTTACTTGAGGTCCGTTGGCGTGAAGTCTATGTGAATGTTGTAAACCTCAGGATACCgagttcaatttcaaatttctacACATAAGAAAACTCTTATACGGCATGCTGGACAGTTATGCACTATACAGGTCTTACCATCGACATATTATCTACAAAAGAATGAAATCAATAATACCTTTCATCAATATCAGAACATAGAATAATCTGAAATTCTCTCAATCAGgattaattatatgattttgaaaaatgaaacaGATTACGTAATCCCCAATAATGGTGGACCAGTCTTGAGTGACAGGGAGTtttgtgttctttctttctgcATAAGGAATGTTGCATTTACTTCCACTGCTGTCTATGCATACAGGTTTCAAGAAAGGAGATATTTTAAACTATATTCAACAAATGCATGTAAGATTAGATGACTTTCCATACAATCCATACTTAGCTTTTTAACAAAGATAACAAAGagtaaagaaaaatgttatctGTTAAAAATAGTAACAAAGATTAGATGTAACGGAAAAATAGTTGCAGGCTCTCAGAAAACAATCAGTTAAAAAGTATGCAAGGAAGATAATCTCGAAGAAACATCAAATATCTTacaaaatatatgaataaattcTTCCTAACTATGGACAGAATAAAAAGGTTCATAAAACAGGAGTGAATAAATTCTTCCTAACTAGTTAAATTACCTGGCCATTTATATTTATGACAGGTATGTGAGCAATGTTGGACCAATGTTCCTCTCTCTCATTCAGAGAATAAAGAGATAAAGAGATAAATGTTCTTCGGAAAGATCATAAAGAGATAAATGTTCAAGAGCAGTGAGGGTGTCCATCTGTTGAGGCAGTGCCTTACAACGACTGATTGAAAGTCATTGGATGGTTGAGGAGCGAGGGAGAGAACgttcatataaaaaaatggacTCTAGACTCCGACAGCCATAAATGTGAATACTTTGGAGCGCAGGGAAACCATCCAATGAGAAGGCGGTAAGTCCTTGACAACTATTCCATAACTCCAATTTCACAAGTGATGTGTAACTGCTCCATGTTTCAGAAGGGGAGAATGTTAAATTCGAACACGTTCAATAACAAGTGACTGTAGTGAAAGGGGAAGATCATCAACTGGAAATGCTTCAAAAAAATTCTGTAATTCCACCAAAATTGGGATACAAAGTGCATATATCTTAAGTTACCGATAATCATGGTCTTTGAACCAAACATGCAGCTAACCCGCTTCCTAAACAACTATTATCGTCATTTTgcctaattttatgtaaacaAATCTCCCTACATAttaagttaaaaagaaaatttattctTGGAATGTGATGCATTTGTATCATTTCTTGAATCAGCATTAGCATATCtgacaaatattattatattctaAACCTTTTTTGAAACGAAAAATTTACCTTATATACTTTAAGTGTCATCATTTCCTAAGAATCAATTAAAAAGTTCAGCAGTAACAGAATAGGACTTGAAGGCTATGTAGCACTAACACTTCATATCGAAAGATTGTATTTGATACACATGGGTTTTCTAAACCGACCCATAAATTGCTTACATTTTCTTAAACTATTATTGGTGTCTATGTTTTTGTGTTAGTGTCATGACACGTTACGTGTCCgtgtttgtgttgtttttgaaggtgagaaaaacacaagaagggtgTTTATGTTGTAGCGAaagaaatcaaaaacaaaaagaaggcCAAGTCCAAGGATATATATAGATTACACAATTAAAAGGTAAAACATGTCATTATATCTAATACCTCTGATTAGCAATGAATTTCTGTTGAAGTTTAAACTTGCTAAACATAGTGTTATGTTAGTATCATTTGGTTGCTTAGAAAAGTACATACTAATTGTTAAAATTTTCTGGCTGCAGAACTAGAGAATATGTAAGTTCTTTGGTATGCGAAAGTTGTGATGATGATAATCTGTATTTGACATATGACATGAATATAGCATAGCAAAATGagaaaaagtaataattttaatatggtAGTGCAGAATGTGATCTAAAACACCAAAATTCCTTTTGACAACAAGTGGAAAGACATTCAATTTATACAATAATAATCTTAACCACTTCTTCCTAACAGtattgaattaaaaagaaataaaaaatgaaaatcatagTGAAGttgctatgaagcacggacacacatgtccgacaccgacacttgtaattacacttaattatgtgattttttcaaattactagatgtgtcggcgtgtcagtgtccgtgtcatGTCCGGTGTCCGTATCTGTGCTTCATATTCACCTTGTAATTGGTCGATGTAAGCTAGCTACCCATTTGCTTCATGTTTCATGTTTTGTAGACAGACACAAGTCACACAACAAAAAATGGAAACTGGATAACTAACACTAAAGAGACCCAAAAGAAATACaaagaattatttatttacacatattttttaattgatggaATGATTAACAAGGTGCTTGTGCTTCATATACATGGTCACATACATAGTCTTATTATTATGCCAAACAAAATTGCCACTGTTCCTTTTGTGGCAGGAACTGAAAGATCTTCTTTCAGGAAGAAAGAGGTTACATACACTTGCACTGTTCAACATCAGATACATAATCTTATCATtataccaaacaaaaaattactagtTTCGATCCAGAGAAAATTAACTATATGAGTTGTACTTGCCTGAGGCAACATCTCATTTCTGCTGCTCAAAGCTCAATCCTGTCAAAATATCTGCACAGAAGGTATGTGACTAACTATATGCCAACGATCTCCTTCCTCGTTTTGGTACTGCTCCTGAAACAATGGAGAACCACTAATCCACAAAGTAGAAAGGGAGTTGGGTAGACCCTCCTCTGGCAAGCTCTCAAGACTAGGGCAGTTGTAAATTTTTAGATATTTAAGAGATTTGAGGTGGAGAAGACCTTTGCAGTTTATTATTCTTAGCTTTGAACAATTAAACAACCAAATAGACTCAAGAGTTGGTGGCAGAAGATTCTCCTCTGGGAAGGACTCCACGTTTTCAAACTCATCACTAACTTTGAAAGATTTTAGAGAATTGAGTTGGAACAAACCCCATTGCTCTCTCGAAGCAATCAGTTTAGGACAATCGAATATTACAAGGTCGGTCAAGTGTGAAGGAAAACCTCCCCTAGGAAACGATTCCAACTCTGGACAACCGCACAAACGAAGATAATCAAGATTGGTGAACAAGTGTAGTTCCAAAGGCAAGGAGTAGGAGCGCCATCCTTTTATTGAAAGTTTCCGGAGAGAATTATGGCAACGCAGATCCAAAGAGGGACACTCCACTAAGCCAgtaaaatccaaatacaactcTTCAAgaaatgtaaaattgattaaCTTTCGCTCTGTGTGCCGATTCCCACCAAAAAATAACTTGTCGCAATCATCAATGGATAATTTTTGTAAAGAAGGAAGGTGTTGAGGCAAAGCCCTTTTCAATTCAGGACATTCACTTATAAATAGCTTTTTAAGCAAAGGAAACCCTTGAAGGCATATCCATTCCTCCCAATTGTCCATCCGTTTAAATTCCAAAACTTCAAGAGACCTGAATGGAACAATTGTTGAGTTATTTCCGTAAAAGTCGGCACCAATGATCTTTATTTCTTTACAGTCTCGCAGCTGAAGAGATACTAAGTTGGGTAAACGACTTATCCAATTTGGAAACCTATTGCCTTTGTATTTTGAGATGGTAAGCCTCTTCAAGTTTCTATTTGGTTGAAGAGCCTCCAAGACAGACACATTGCTTTCAACTATTGAGTCATCCATTTCTTCTCTTCCACCATCAAAATCCATAAGTAATTCTTCTAAATACTTCTTATCTTTCAAATTGGCTGTCACAGCATCTGCAGGATCAATTACATTACCCAAACCTTTTATATGAATTTTCCCATGAAGATGGTTTAAATTCTCTAACTCCTTAAGATCAGCTCCGTTATGCTTTTCCATTATAAAATAAGGAAAGGACTGAAGATTCTCTAGCTTTCCTACATGCTTTGGCATTTTTGTTTCATAAGGGAGTTTAAGATGGCGTAAATTGAtgagtttggaaaaatttgaagGGAGCTCTCTGATGTTACACCGTTCCAACAAGAGTGTTTGTAAATTATACAACATACAAATGGTATCAGGTAAGCTTGTAATCAAAGTGTAAGAAAGGTCTAGATAACgcaaaagttttaaattgctTATCTCATTAACTAGCTCTGAGAGACCACAACTTCTAAATGATAACATTCGCAAACATTTCAATCTTGAAAACAGATCATGTTGCACATTGTTGCTTATCGACACATTCTTATGGGCTTTTAGTATCAGACTACGTAGTCCCCGAAGCTCACAAATTGGCTCTATTAATTTATCAACACAATTTGATCGAAGATAGCAACGAATGTGACGTGTCCTTTCAAAGATACCTTCCACCCTGGCACCTTCTATTTGCACACAAAATTCTCCTGACACTGATTTTGCTAAATCATTGACAAGATCATGCATGGCATAGTGGTTCCAATCCTCATTTGATCGTTGGAAAAATGAAATTGACTCAAGATCACCGAAAATTTCATTACCTAACTCTTCTTCACTTTTGTGTGATCCGCAAcacttcaataaaccttctgcCATCCAGAGCTTGATcaattcacctttttcaaatTCATAACCCTTGGGAAAAATGGAACAATAAGAAAAGCAATGCTTTAGAATGGAAGGGAGATTATGGTAACTTAATCTCAGAACTGAGTTTATGCTGTGTTCCCCATCTGATAAACGCCACATATTAGTCTCCAATATCTTAATCCACTCATGTTGAGAAAAATTTCTTCGCAAGAGTTGGCCCATTGATTTTACAGCTAAAGGCAACCCTCCACACTTATCCAGTATTTTCTTGCCAGTTGATTCAAGATTTGGATATTCACACACATTCTTTCCTTGAAAAGCATGTGTCACAAATAAACTCCAACAATCGCTTTTGTCCAATTGTTGTAAATCAAATAACTTGGTGGATTTAAGAACATGATATGCTACCTCCTTTTCACGTGTTGTCACGACAATCTTACTTCCAGAAAATCCATGGTTAAAGGGAAGTAGTAACTGCTCCCAACATTCTGCATTCCCGTTCCAGATATCGTCTAAAACAAGCAAGTATTTCTTGCCTGTTAGTATGTGCTGCAATTGATGTTGGAGTAGATTCAAGTCTTCACCATCTGCTGAAGAATtaaatgaattgataattgcTTTGGTGAGTCCAACAACATCAAAAGATTCAGAAACATAGACCCATGCTTTAAGCTCAAAATGCTCTTCTATCTTGTTGTCGTTGTACACAAGCTTAGCAAGGGTGGTTTTCCCCATCCCTCCTAAACCGACTATGCTGATTATTGGAACGCGGTTGCCACTATCATTGCCTGCAAGTAAAAACTTGATTAGTTTTTTCTTATCAACATCTCTACCATATATGCTCGACTCATCCACAAGAGCTGTAGATGACAACCTTTTTGAAGGTTTCCAACTGACTAAGCCTTCGTTACTAGCACAGGGACCTTCTCCCAATCCcaactttttcttttgctttgcaAGAAGTTCTAGTTTATCCAGTTGTTCATTGAGCCTGGTTTCAAATGGATTTGTAGTTAAAGCTGAAACCAAGCCCAATAAATTGCTGCTAAGTGGTTCAGATTTAGCTTTCAGCTTATTTAGCATTGCATCAGTAGAAATCTCATCTAATAGTTGGTCTGCTTCATAAACAACATGTTTAAGTTCATCAAGCCACTTCTTCACATATTTGCTTCGGTACTGCTTTATCTCTGCTTCGTCCAGTACTTCGTTGATAGAATCAAGTGCAATATTGAGTTCTTTCACAAGGTCATCAACATTATTACGACCGAATTAGTCTCTGATATCAACCGAAGCCAACTTCTCAATAATCACTTGAAAGGAAGACTGAAGAAATGCCCCAGCTACCAACTCTGCCATGATATAATGAGTCTTAATGCCTCTGCAAAATGGAAATGTATTCTTtctgtcaaataaaattaaatgaaacaagaattatatatatgcataataATAGATGAATATCTCTCGTTTTGATTTCTCTCTTGTTACATCCTCATGCAACAATCACTCTCATACAATGATTctaattaaagaaagaaaaaaaagaggtgATCATTATTATTGGTGAGAATATGCAAGAGTTGATTATAAAAGTAAATATGCAAATTTTGTACTTAGTATATTTTGTGTGATGGATAAGACATAAGAGATCATGCCATGCCAAGTTGCCACTTCGGATCTACATCCCTTTGTCTTTTCTATTCTTGTCCCacatgtttttatcttttttaagtaTTGTTATATGTATACTAGTAATATACCCGTGCTGAGGCACACACAAGTACCCATTGGTGTGGATGatttattttagttgaaaattttgTTCGTAAAGATTTTATTcccatatttttattattttttatcaataaaagtGTATAACAA
It encodes:
- the LOC11446754 gene encoding putative disease resistance RPP13-like protein 1 isoform X2 — translated: MGKTTLAKLVYNDNKIEEHFELKAWVYVSESFDVVGLTKAIINSFNSSADGEDLNLLQHQLQHILTGKKYLLVLDDIWNGNAECWEQLLLPFNHGFSGSKIVVTTREKEVAYHVLKSTKLFDLQQLDKSDCWSLFVTHAFQGKNVCEYPNLESTGKKILDKCGGLPLAVKSMGQLLRRNFSQHEWIKILETNMWRLSDGEHSINSVLRLSYHNLPSILKHCFSYCSIFPKGYEFEKGELIKLWMAEGLLKCCGSHKSEEELGNEIFGDLESISFFQRSNEDWNHYAMHDLVNDLAKSVSGEFCVQIEGARVEGIFERTRHIRCYLRSNCVDKLIEPICELRGLRSLILKAHKNVSISNNVQHDLFSRLKCLRMLSFRSCGLSELVNEISNLKLLRYLDLSYTLITSLPDTICMLYNLQTLLLERCNIRELPSNFSKLINLRHLKLPYETKMPKHVGKLENLQSFPYFIMEKHNGADLKELENLNHLHGKIHIKGLGNVIDPADAVTANLKDKKYLEELLMDFDGGREEMDDSIVESNVSVLEALQPNRNLKRLTISKYKGNRFPNWISRLPNLVSLQLRDCKEIKIIGADFYGNNSTIVPFRSLEVLEFKRMDNWEEWICLQGFPLLKKLFISECPELKRALPQHLPSLQKLSIDDCDKLFFGGNRHTERKLINFTFLEELYLDFTGLVECPSLDLRCHNSLRKLSIKGWRSYSLPLELHLFTNLDYLRLCGCPELESFPRGGFPSHLTDLVIFDCPKLIASREQWGLFQLNSLKSFKVSDEFENVESFPEENLLPPTLESIWLFNCSKLRIINCKGLLHLKSLKYLKIYNCPSLESLPEEGLPNSLSTLWISGSPLFQEQYQNEEGDRWHIVSHIPSVQIF
- the LOC11446754 gene encoding putative disease resistance RPP13-like protein 1 isoform X1; this encodes MLNKLKAKSEPLSSNLLGLVSALTTNPFETRLNEQLDKLELLAKQKKKLGLGEGPCASNEGLVSWKPSKRLSSTALVDESSIYGRDVDKKKLIKFLLAGNDSGNRVPIISIVGLGGMGKTTLAKLVYNDNKIEEHFELKAWVYVSESFDVVGLTKAIINSFNSSADGEDLNLLQHQLQHILTGKKYLLVLDDIWNGNAECWEQLLLPFNHGFSGSKIVVTTREKEVAYHVLKSTKLFDLQQLDKSDCWSLFVTHAFQGKNVCEYPNLESTGKKILDKCGGLPLAVKSMGQLLRRNFSQHEWIKILETNMWRLSDGEHSINSVLRLSYHNLPSILKHCFSYCSIFPKGYEFEKGELIKLWMAEGLLKCCGSHKSEEELGNEIFGDLESISFFQRSNEDWNHYAMHDLVNDLAKSVSGEFCVQIEGARVEGIFERTRHIRCYLRSNCVDKLIEPICELRGLRSLILKAHKNVSISNNVQHDLFSRLKCLRMLSFRSCGLSELVNEISNLKLLRYLDLSYTLITSLPDTICMLYNLQTLLLERCNIRELPSNFSKLINLRHLKLPYETKMPKHVGKLENLQSFPYFIMEKHNGADLKELENLNHLHGKIHIKGLGNVIDPADAVTANLKDKKYLEELLMDFDGGREEMDDSIVESNVSVLEALQPNRNLKRLTISKYKGNRFPNWISRLPNLVSLQLRDCKEIKIIGADFYGNNSTIVPFRSLEVLEFKRMDNWEEWICLQGFPLLKKLFISECPELKRALPQHLPSLQKLSIDDCDKLFFGGNRHTERKLINFTFLEELYLDFTGLVECPSLDLRCHNSLRKLSIKGWRSYSLPLELHLFTNLDYLRLCGCPELESFPRGGFPSHLTDLVIFDCPKLIASREQWGLFQLNSLKSFKVSDEFENVESFPEENLLPPTLESIWLFNCSKLRIINCKGLLHLKSLKYLKIYNCPSLESLPEEGLPNSLSTLWISGSPLFQEQYQNEEGDRWHIVSHIPSVQIF